One Clostridia bacterium genomic region harbors:
- a CDS encoding elongation factor Ts produces MAFTAKDVMKLREMTGSGMMDCKKALTETDGDMDKAIEFLREKGLATAAKKAGRIASEGIVKTYMTDDKSVAVLVEVNSETDFVAKNDEFLSFVDVVAKAVADNNPADVDALKAIEVNGATIGDTLTALIAKIGENMNIRRFARAEGNVCTYLHAAGRIGVLVEAEGALDTEEKYEAARDIAMQVAAINPLYLSKDTVPEADLEHEKGIILAQMKEDPKNANKPENILEKMLGGKINKFFEQNCLLQQAFVKDDKQVVEKYLASKGVKIVNFVRFEKGEGLEKREDDFAAEVASMTK; encoded by the coding sequence ATGGCATTTACAGCTAAAGATGTAATGAAATTAAGAGAAATGACCGGTTCCGGTATGATGGACTGCAAAAAGGCATTGACCGAAACTGATGGCGATATGGACAAGGCAATCGAATTCCTGCGTGAAAAGGGTTTGGCTACCGCTGCTAAAAAAGCAGGCAGAATCGCTTCCGAAGGTATTGTAAAAACTTACATGACCGACGACAAGAGCGTTGCTGTATTGGTTGAAGTTAACTCTGAAACCGACTTCGTTGCAAAGAATGACGAATTCTTGTCTTTCGTTGATGTTGTAGCTAAGGCTGTTGCTGACAACAACCCTGCTGACGTTGACGCTTTGAAGGCTATTGAAGTAAACGGTGCAACCATTGGCGATACCCTTACCGCTTTGATTGCAAAAATCGGCGAAAACATGAACATTAGAAGATTTGCTCGCGCTGAAGGTAATGTTTGCACATACCTCCATGCTGCAGGCAGAATCGGTGTATTGGTTGAAGCTGAAGGCGCACTCGATACCGAAGAAAAGTATGAAGCTGCTCGCGATATCGCAATGCAGGTTGCAGCAATCAACCCCTTGTATCTTTCTAAGGATACTGTTCCGGAAGCTGATCTGGAACACGAAAAGGGCATCATCTTGGCACAGATGAAGGAAGATCCGAAGAACGCAAACAAGCCCGAAAACATTTTGGAAAAAATGCTCGGCGGTAAAATCAACAAGTTCTTCGAACAGAACTGCTTACTCCAGCAGGCTTTCGTTAAAGACGACAAGCAGGTTGTTGAAAAGTACTTGGCTTCTAAGGGCGTTAAGATTGTTAACTTCGTTCGTTTCGAAAAGGGCGAAGGTCTCGAAAAGAGAGAAGACGATTTTGCGGCTGAAGTTGCAAGCATGACTAAATAA